ACCACAAACCTCCGGCCCTTCTTTGAGTTACTGCTCAGAACAAAGAGGCATCTCATGCAAAGAACAGGCAAAGGCGTCCTCCAGAATTCAATCTGTACATTTGGAGAAGTTGAGACCCGAGGGATTTGAGGACACTCTGGGACTATCCAATCACACAATGCAAGACCTCTACGAGGGAAAACAAGCTCGTATCGGGTTGCATTAATGCAGAATCGCTGAGATTCATTGCATATGCCCTTTACATGTTCTTTATCGTTGGCATTCTCATAAAGCCTCGGGTACTCGTAAAGCTGCTGAAACGTAATGACatttaaagaaagaagaaagacacAATCCTTGATGATGATCTATGATAGATGCCAGAATAATCGCTCACCCTGTTGATCACCTGTCCTCAGTTAATTTCCCTCAAACCTTTAATTGGACATTTGCTAGATTGAAATATGAACTGAGCAGGTTTCCTTCATCACAAACTCTTCATTCCATGAATCTGTTTGTACCCGTTTTTTTTCTGCCCAGCCAATCAGCAACTACCAAAGTTTAGAAACAACATTTTCGGTTCAAAATCGGCCTCAAATGCTGCACTATGAGCAACCAACCCTCAATAAATTGAATTTGATCCACATTGACATTTGTACCAGTGCATCTGGATGAGATTCTAATGTCACGGTGCAGAACACTTCACAATACCCCTTAAACTCTTAGTGGTACCAGTGATAAAGAGATAGTTTCCAGTACTTTAGCAGCTCTGGCAGTTCCTGCCCAGCCATAAACTGCCTGACACTTTGCAGGAAGAGCGGCGCACTAGCTCCAAGACTCCACTGGCTTTTATTGACCATGACCAAGCAGTAAAAACTCAGATGCTTTCTGTACCACTCtggaatgagggggggggggggggatccagtcATCGCTCTCCAGCACCAATCCTTCGAGGAAGGAAAATGATGTGTGCTGAGGCTGTCGAACACCAAACCAAAGATGTCAGATGGCATCAGATGAAGCACTTCAGGGTTGAGGGCTGTTTGTTCTTTTGCATTGTTTTCTGTCAGGGAATTTGGCAGCTGATGGATATTGAAAGTGAATCAGTGAAatgtatattatttattgtctcaAAGTACAAAGAAGGGGGTAAAAAAGTTTGCAGGCACATTCGCGGAGGCCGCCACCTACGGTCTACTTGGAATCATGGAAGACTCaatttattacccccccccccccccccccacaccgatcattttctttgtttgatggCAGGTCTGCTGGTTTGTGTGCATGGATAGCTGTGAAACTCGGTGGAAGGGCGGAACGAAAAGTTGGACCCTACCGGTCGCGTGAATCCTTACGTCGAATAACACGACACTAAACATTTCAAGATAGGGcacttttccacattttccctaattatgcaaaaaaaaaaaaaaaacaactacggAACTAATTTCCACAAAAAAACCTTTGCCGGCCATGCAAGGTAAAGTAGCTGTGTGTAGGATTGTTGGCGGTGGCGTGCCCTCTTCGAAGTGCCATTCCAGTTCCAAAGTCAACCGAGTGTCAcagatataaaagaaaatattccAGAACATATAAAGACGTCGATTGAAACTCCTCTGCAGTGCAAGCGCAGCCGCCTCCTTCAAGTCAACAAGACCTCTGCGAaagctgcagaaagaaaaacgGAAAAGATGTTTGCCTGTCATCGTGTGGCAAGGTGCTACATTTGTCGGGCAAACGCATGCCAGCGGACATCCTTTGTGTTATGAATGGGGTAATTCTACCCAGCAATCGTCAAGCGCGGAGGTAGAACGGCTGCCGTCATGACTTTTCCGAAGTTGTAAAAATAGTTTGGCACGGCCGGAGCCTAAGTCATTGTTTCACCTGCGTCTAACGCGTCATACTCCTGCAGACCGAGGCTAGGTGCATAAATCTTTGAGGAAAATAACGTGTTGGAAATGTGAACCTTCCCAAACATGTGAGACTCAGAATGTTGAGCATGTGATGCACAAATATAGATGTCGGGGTTCGCTTCATCATATATGCATATCGTAATGGCACGCTTCCACTCATCTTCCACCCAAAATCTGTTTCAAAGAGCAGCAAAGACATAAAGGCGGGGAAAGTTATTTACCCTTATTTGTGTACAGCCACAGAAAACCGCTCTCTGTTTACGAGGGATTACGTCAGTTATCCGCGGACTTGAAGCAAAAGCTTTTAGACCCAATTAttaggtttttttcccccccaaccTGCCCAAACTGATTATCTTACATGTTTCCCTCCTTTCCAGCTGCTTGTGCAGCAGGGTTGCAAGCTATTTTCAGAATAATAGCGGATGTTAATTTGCAAGGCTTTATAGGGAGGGATCGAAAAACAAGCCAGACATCAAGGCAAAGGCACCTCTCTTATATAATCAGCAACCGGGGCTCAGTGTcgtattttttttctctctttctaagTGTATCGGATGCTGCAACCAGGGGTTCCCTACTTGATTTCAAAAATCcgattttataaaaaaaatattctccaATTTCATTTAACATTTCGACAGTTGGAGATCCATTTATATCTGCCTCTCTTTCCTGCTAATTGATACAGGTGTACAGAATATTTTTAGCATCATTATACTCGAGGTGCGACATGAAAATGTCCTCTTTTTTGCCTCCCTCTCATTCGCACCTCTGTCGTCTTCCAGCTTGCTTTGAATGAAACCCGCTCTCGGTCCAAAATAACAGTCAGGACAAGGCAGACCGAGAGCAGAAGTTAATGCACTTTGTCAGCACTGGCAGGCTTCTGAGCCAAGAGCTATTAACTCTGAGAGGGAAAGGCATTTCCTCCTTGTAAATGccatattaaattattattattttatttggtaACAGGGAAAAGCCCATCAGGGCTAATACTGCACAAGGTGAGCGGGGAAttgtaaatggagagcttttcTGAAGGCCACCAAACGAGCGTGGGTAAGAGGGAAGTGAGCGTCATTGAAACTCGATGTGGTGagtcagaaagaaaaatgaataaaacatgatgtAAAGGTGTGACactttttttgcagtgtaattATAGACTATAACAGAATTTCAACCTCACCTTGACTGGTCTTGAACTTAGGGCAGCATCATGCTAACATCCATGTTCTACCAAAGGACCCCCAAGATGTTCAGGCTTCTGCCAAAAGTGCACATGAATGAACAGTGGGGCAAATTCAAGGGCGGTACTGCTCCAAAGCCTGCCTGGCCATTTCTGCAGGTTGGTTTGTTTGGCGACAATCCTCGGTGTAAAAGTTACATCTTTGGTGTTTTTGGGTGACTGTGGTACCCTCTTTACAAGGAAGCCCCTGCCAAAAACAATGCATGGTGATACACTGTAAAGTTGTCACTAAGGCTGTTCATGTGAAAAGAGAATCATGCCTGTCAAGTTTGTCTCTGTACAGGATCAGCTTACGTCCAATTACATTCTATCATGTTTGTGACCTTTCATAGTTCAAAGGAGGAGAAATCTTTCCGAGGCAGtcaaaaagtaaataaagatTGTATTATTGATTGTAACTAATGGAGAATAGTTCAAGCATGAATcctaaaataaacattttcccAATCAGGTCtcttcagaataaataaataaataaaattattgcTAATCTCTGCACTACACCCTCATTTCTCAATTGTTCTCCGAAAACCCCTGCAGACCCATCTATTATTTGAAAGATGGGACCGAGAACCATACAAAACCGAGAAATGGGAGAACCTGACCCAAACCCGAACTGGACTTGTCTATCATTTATAAGCTGGGACCCAGGCCCGAGCAGAACTAAGATATGTTGGACCTGAAGTTGGCCACACAGGCCCAGTTGGCTCTGCTGATCACGATTGACAAGTTAATATACAAGTTGTCAAAGCAAAAAACTTTCTGTCTTACCTAATGCAACGTCAGCAGTTTTCTCTCCTGTGACTGGTCATGACGCGTATGATCCATTTTCCTTGCCAAGTAGTTCGGTAAAAAGACATGTCCAGCTTTACTGAGGTTTCCTCTGGTGCTGATTGAACCAGGACGGTTAATTCAATGCGACTTGATCGACAACAAACGTGACTTACTTAGAATTCTgctgttttttccccctcaaaCAGGTAAACCGACAGGCTATGGCCCCAATGCACGGCGGTCACGTGGCATCGTGGACGAGTGCTGCTTCCAAAGCTGTGAGCTGCGGCGCCTGGAGATGTACTGTGCACCTGCCAAGACTGGCAAGGCTGCTCGCTCTGTGCGTGCACAACGCCACACAGACAAGCCGAGAGCACCTAAGGTTAGTACCACAGGGCACAAAGTGGACAAGGGCACAGAGCGTAGGACAGCACAGCAGCCAGACAAGACAAAACACAAGAAGGTGAGCACAGCACCAAACAGATACACTCAAAAAAAAGGGCTTTTCTTATTAGGAAATGTAGAGGAAAGGAAATAGGATTCATGTTTTTACCTACTTTCTGTcagagcatgcacacacacgcacacacacacacacacacacacacacacacacgatataACTGAGAAGATTATCTTAGCATAAAGGCGGGAACAGATTTACTGAGCCTGGCACACAAATGGTTAAAGAAATATGGTTAAACATAAGTGATTATTCTTGTGTGTTGTTTACATGTTTAAGTTACTGCGGCACATCGATGCAGTTGTTAGCACTTCTGCTTCAATTCAAGAGTTTCATTTGCACGGCCAAAATCATGCGACATTGGTGAACCGGTGACTCAAAATAGCAACTATAGGTGTCCATGAAGTACACACCTCAGGCCAGCGATCAAGTAAAGCCTAACGCTTTACACGAGCTGTTTCCGCCTGTTCACGGCCTTTACACTAAGCTAAGATGACCATACCTACCATTAGCATGTCTTCAAACATTTCCTCTCCTCAAGCGCTTTGTCAAAATGACCGTACTGCTACGTCAAAGGGACAGTCACAGCAAGTGTGTTAGTATGTTGTGTAGCAACGGACATCAATCCATCCAATTTAAGTGGCTTCGTTTTACTTCCACAGAGACCTTCGCCTGGACATAGTCATTCATCCTTTAAGGTATGCATGCAAGTGCTATTAAAAAAGATCATTTGCATTAAAGCACCACACAATATACATTCTGAAATGTAGCCTTTGTATAAATGAGATTCCTtcagtttgcccccccccccccccaaagaaaggGTTGAGTTTCATACCTGTGGGACGATGTGACCCTTTTTTGGATAGGGCTGCATGCTTTTTACCCTTCtctcaaaaaagaaaaccattAGCAGGGGAAGGAACTAAGTGGTTTTTGTGGTAGACACAGTGGCACTCTCGCTCCCCAGGCAGACTCTCCACTCTGCTACTGTACATTATGGCCTGAAATTCTGACATCTGACTATAACACTTCTTGGCGTCATTGTAGACAGCAGACTCCAGTTGTCTAAGCATATTGAGCATACTGTCTCTGTTATGGGAAGAGAATTATCTACCATCTATCATCAAATTATTTACCTCAACATCTGAGTTCACTAGGGATCAAAATTATTATCCCCATTCGCCATTGTCAAGGCAATGGTTATTGGAAATCCtcataaacaaacagacaaacaaatatcaTGCTAACACATGCCAGGTCCGGCGGTGAAACAGCGTACCTGCACACGCAATGGCTGCGTGCTACTCATCAGTTCATTTATATGTGATTATGGTGCAGCGTAGACAATTGAATACAAATTCTAATGTTGAGTCGTACAGAAAGTTCATGTTGTACACTGAAAACAAGGCAATATTGGGTTGTATAGTTGAAGGCAAAACAAGAAATCAGAAAAGATTTTGTTTACTGAGGTCACGTGTTTCTATGTCATGTAACACTGAGGATTTGATTTCAAGAGCAAAAAACGTTTTAAAATTTTAATAGTTTGACTTTAAAAGAGTAACGAAAAATTTAATTTCTTCTActgtattttgttgtgttttattatcaTCACAAATCACTTGTTCCTGTATTTGCTATATTGCAGCTAtttgtctaaaatgtgtttctactttgttttcttttattgcagGAGGTGCATCAGAAGAACTCAAGTCGAGGCAACACAGGGGGCAGAAATTATAGAATGTAGGGAGGGAGCGAACGGACAAATGCCCAATGACTtgggaagagagagaagggagTGGCCTTGCTAGGTACCCCTGTGGAATGGTTCACTGTCAAACAATATAAAGAGGATGCTAATAAACGTCTGGAAAGTCTCTTTTGAATGATTCAAACCTGAGAGCTAAGTGGCGTTTAAGGGTTTTGATGAGGGATCTCGTGATTATTTTATACACTGCACCATTCCATATTGGGAGGAAGTCTTTGTTAATGCAATGTAACAGGCTAGTTTAGCTGCTGCTATACAAACAAGAGCTTAATATACCTCCATGTGTGAGCTGGCTCCAGGAAAGGTGGGAATGCATCTGtgcttcagccaatcagagagcggTATTTGCGAATGCCTGGGCACATCCTGCCCGCTGAACTTTGTGGAGGTAAATCCATTTGCTCCGAGAGAGTGGATTCATTCGCTCTCTCAAGACAAGCAAACTCTCTCACCGGTCACATATAACAGTTAAAATCTGATATCTTACCTTCATAGTTCCTGCACCATGCATTACTGaggatgtgtttttttatatacatatataaggTTAGCTTTGAAGCAGGAAGATCTATTGGTTTAACGTGAGCTCAAGTCAAATCCTAACTTCTCATTGACTGGTTTTCTCTCTAAGCTAAGTCCCCGGAAAGCTTGTGTCCAATCCAAATCCCTCCTAAGCCTCAGGAAGCGTTGGGAACCTGAGGTCTGAGTCGACAATCCAAACACTTTTATGATAGCAGATCAAGCACCATTTAGTGTGGATTTTAAGGAACAGTAGGTActgcaaaaacacaattgtaCTTCTGcacgtttttgtttgttttttgttttgtattttaagtGAGAATTAAATAAACTAGAAcctaaattaaatgaaagtatTTTTGGCCAGCCACTGCTGGTgctgttgtcagaaatgggtcACTCAGTGGTCTCAAAGTGCATTTGGCATAAGCAATTGGAAATAAGGCCAAATAACGACAGTCAGGCAAAAGTGTTTGTCGTCTGCAATCCGTCTCGCGTGTCGCCACTGCAGccaaaatcagattttttgTCAACAATTCAGACCCTGGTGCGCAACATTGGAGTCTGAGTGGAGGGCCGTGTTCAAGGTTAAAAAAACAGCTTGCTAAAGCGTAGTCGCCGCCAAAAAATAGGTCTGAGAGCCCCACATGTGGCGCTCTGAATTgacaatgtgttttttaaacACCGATGATTAAAGCAAAGGACAGGAGCGGCTCTAACGATAGCCGCATAGATGTGAAGCTTAGCGAATGGTTGATCTCGGCTTGCTATATTTTGTTAGTTTAGGGAGGCTGAGAACTTTGGTGCTTCGGTTGTTGCTCGGACTGCATTATCGAGCCGCCAGGGTGGGAGCAGCGCAAAACTGCAGCGCGTCCGTCGACATGTCCACTGAAGAAACATAACAGATTACAAAAGAGACCAGTCTTCTAACGAGTAATGGTAGCGCCATTTTGTTCAAGCCTCGTTTCATCACGCAAACAACCCAAGTCGTCTCatctctggctccgcctcctctgccTGTGTATAATCAAACAGTACTCCCAATTTTATGTTAACCTATGCATTACTATCGTTCATTGTACGTGATGGCTTCATATAACAAATCTGTATTAAGAATCCTATCCACTGTATAATGGTGCTATTTTGTAATTTGTTACTTGCAAGAGTTGGCTGAGGCAGACCGATGGCAAGGCTTACATTGGAGGTCTTTTGCACAGCCTTGTGGCCACCGTtttcatggtgtgtgtgtttttttgttttttttgtaagctGTTTCAATAAGATAGTCGTGTAAAGCGAGTAAATGTATCTGTGTGACATCTGTGAATGCatggagaaaagaagaagaaaaaaataccatGTTGGGGTcccaaaaaaggaaaatgttatttttttttcttaatgatTTTCTCAAATAGATAGAATAGTGTGCTTTTGTCTGTcctgagacgtgtgtgtgtgcatgcacttCACTGGAAGCCAAGGTATCGATTGTTAACGAAGCTTAATGCGAGACTATGTAGCCTTTATGGATCAGTACTCCTTTTACCTACATATATTTAATAACAGACTAATGCCACGTAAAAGAAATTGCTTTCGTTCTCCAAGATTGTGTTGATTATCTTTATGTAACACTTTAAACTGGAAGCACAGCTGGAGAATAACCCTTCAAAGCCAGTCAATACACCCGTTAGTGTTACTTAGGCATTCAAATCAGATTGTGTTATTTTGGTGGCTCACATTCATTATGACAAGAGTTGTAGCTCTAACTCTGATGTTAAATGTGTCTTCCAAAACTGCAGCCACATTCGCATTGGTACATTTTTGCACAGCACTTTTGCAAATCCACCATTGccgaattaaaaaaataaaatagagctGTAgtataatgtaaaataatgatTCAGAATTTTGGAAAATATGTCTATCCACGTAAAACGAGCAAATTCAGCAGACGATCCACATTCAGGACACAACACGGCGGGAACTTTGACGTTATTACTTCAGGAAGGCACAAGAAATCCCAATTTGTCATTTTGACACATGTTGAATAAACATGCATGTATAATGCGTTAGCTTTTCGAGAGCTAAGAGTTTGCAGTGTGCTTCTG
This portion of the Brachionichthys hirsutus isolate HB-005 chromosome 22, CSIRO-AGI_Bhir_v1, whole genome shotgun sequence genome encodes:
- the igf1 gene encoding insulin-like growth factor I produces the protein MSNALSFQWHLCDVFKSAMCCISCSHALSLLLCVLALTPTASGAGPETLCGAELVDTLQFVCGERGFYFSKPTGYGPNARRSRGIVDECCFQSCELRRLEMYCAPAKTGKAARSVRAQRHTDKPRAPKVSTTGHKVDKGTERRTAQQPDKTKHKKRPSPGHSHSSFKEVHQKNSSRGNTGGRNYRM